AATATGgttcaaaacatgaaacatcacAGCCagactgtttcatttcataGATACAGGTAGATTAATTATATATGATTAGCTGATTTTAAAGTGCATTTAATTAACCAGTGTataacagctttttaaaaacagtctCTCTCCACAGtccatcatttttcatttttctgactgtgctgctgtctgaggaCGTGCCAGTAGGTGGCGatctgcacacatttttctccacACTGCACCTGCTGAGCATCTCTCAGTGAGACTCTTTGCCTCTTGTATGATCTCAAATCCATGTTTCCAAGGCAGTGATCCATTTAATGTATTTCCTGTATCACTCTGGCTTTGTAAACCAGGGGGAGAACTCAGCGGTAGACGTTCAGTCCTCTGTGATGATTGGTGGGTTTTACTCCAGGTGTCTGCAGGATAAAAGCTGCTGGATTTCTTTGCATCCCCGACAAGGAAAGTCAATACAGGCTGGGGGGCATGAATGCAACATCCTGACATGCTGGGCTGTGCTTTAACTTTTTAAACAAGAACTACACTCACCTCAAGAGGTCTGATACACCATAATGAGTGCTGAGATGGTCTAATGATATCTAATGATAATGCAGCCACAATACGGAGAGTATCTGATAAAGATTTGTTGGGATGACTTTTATTTGGTGTGGGTGATGTCATTGTTTCAGGGTGGTATCAGTTCCTTTGAGCACTTCACTTATGACAGGAACCACCAGTGTAACATAAAGTGGGTGAAACCACAAGCTGGGGGAAGCAGTTGTTGAGTTTTGTCAAGTAAATTTATCATTTTGCAGTCATCAGCTGCACAAATGGTAAAATCATTTTCAATCATTTGCAAAACTTTGTAATTTAAACTCTTAGTAAATGATATCAGATATCAGAAGTTAAATCACTGTACAATGTAAATGTATAAAATCAATGTTACAGCATATCAGTTATCCAGTCAGCTTTTATATACAacagtatgttttcatcagtatCAGTGTGcaaaccaccacacacaccatgcaTGGTAGTTTTTGTTCCTCTGAAGAAGCCTTTCATGCCGGTTTCTGTTCTCTGGTCGAGTTGACCACTGTCATAACAACAGGTAACAGGTTGTTCGgtgcagcacagtgacacatttttacAGATTGAGGTCACTtgactggaaacacaaacatctatGAGAACAAGTACAATAaataagaaatgtaaaaacaaggtCACTTGCAATTGTTGAGTTAAAGgttttgtctgtgtatgtacatgATCTGCTCCACAGGCAGCTTCACCACTTGTGCTGCTGTCGTCTTGAAGACCTGATGCGAACAGCTCGAATAACCTGAATGaccacagaaagagacaaaacagcacagaacaaaTCATCTTGGTGAATTATTCAACCGAAAAGAAGCCCACCCGCTATGTTTGTCAAACTAAAAAACCCCTGAAGGTGGAGAGGGCCCACTGTGAGAGGAAACGCTACCTCAGAGCAGGATTGAGCTCGCCTacagtgtgtctgcagacagTCTAAGAGGCGTCAGAGTCCCGCACTGagacaaacagcatttctcagATCTACAGAATGCAAGACTTACACACTAAATATGTGCACCTGACCACATgcatttccttttaaaaaaatacactctACAGCCACTTTAGTATGTAGTCCTGAAAAATCCAATGCAATCCAATACAGCGGCTCAGCCATAAAGATaataatgttctgtttttgttgtcagaGGTCATTTGAGCTCAGTGTTGAGGTTGTAGTTAGTGGTGTTGTAGCACTGGACTGCTGTACTGAACTTATCTAATATCATTCCCTAAAATCTTAGAAAACACCTGCTAATCTCATGCAGTCCAGTTCAACCCCACTGCAAACTGCAACCCTGTAGACGCTGTGTAAAAACTGAGTAAAACAGAATACATTCATTTGATACTCCTTTTTTGACAAAAACGCAATTGAAAACtttacaaagacaatacatttactGTTTCATCAACTTTTGTAACACTACGTCCTCACTGTGAATTCGATGCCAGTAACACATGCAGGTTGGGCCAAGGGCAACAGAAGTAACAGAatcctccaaaaacacctgtttggatcattccacaggtaaccaggttcattggtaacaggtgatagtccACTCTAAGAAATGATTCATGAATTTAGTGAATatagctgaaaaacaaaagtttgtCCTCAGCTTTTTCAGCGATAGTGTTGAAGCTGGTGGAGTTTTAGCGAGCTCGTGCTAGCAGGCCCTggtcttttttatgttttggtttaCAGTGAACACAGAATGATGTTAACTGGCACTAAACTTCCGGAGCGTTAGCTGAAACACTGCAAAGgtgagagaaaacatgttttgctgTATCCTACTTTTAAATTAGCACTACTCTGATTCAGATGTtgtcagcaacagcagcacaggtttGACATACATGACTAAACCTGTGACAAATGGAGGTTACAACACATATGTCTGAAATTGCAACGTTACCTAAGTGCAATCTGCAAACACGGGCTGGGAAGTTGTTGCAGAACATGTTGCAGAAACGCCATTGGAAAATATGTCAGTTTTAGAAAACAATTAAGCAGCTGTACTTCCCCTTCAAACCAAGTGAGGTCCAGGGTTGTCAGTGTCAAATGCtggatgacaaaaaaaaaaaaaagagtacaCACAGAAGTCTTCATTAACCCCTTAACTTCATTAACTTTACATGAAATCCGCGATTTAACCCTCATTCTTGGGCTCTGATCtttccatgttttcactttaatataaagtgaaaatctgttttttttttttctcttttgtcttctcAACATGAATCAGCAAGTGCTGCAAAATGACGTATATTTATGTTCAAGTTTCAAAGCTTTGAGTGGGTGCAGTAATGACGGAAACACAGAAGGAACGAGCGTGACATTATCATTGACCCACAAAGGAGGAGGTCCAGGTGGGCTGATGgatcaacaaaacatcagactttAAGACGGGAGACAGacgtttgtttcctgtttccaacCAACAGGCAGCGCCCTGGGTcattccctaaccttaaccacgtCTTTATCATTGTACCCACGATGACGAAGGCCCTCCCCTGTACTCGCTTCCCATCACTGGTAACTGGTGAAACACTGGCCTGATTTTCAGATTCTCtcacatgtttttgaagctctGCATGGATtggcatcagcacctccctaGATCCCTTAAGTCTTTTGATCAATTCCTCCTCTCCGCTCCACATTcccatttattttcattttaatcatctCGCTATGAAGCGCTTGTCATGTGCTTGATAAATAAACTGACTTCACCATGTTTGCTTCAGAACCTGTAACAAATCCATACAGTGCAGATAAATAGAGTTTATTTACCCAAATGCTGATTAGAGATAAAAAGACTTTGGTGAGAGCGACTGCCACATAGCCGATAATGCTCCACATGACTGGCAGGTCCTCAACGTTTTTGTGATAGAGCGGGTGGTTGTGAGTCGTgttcatcatcatgatcatcacaTTTGTCACTGTCGTTGGGTCAGCCTgggtcacacacactgtatttagacaaaaaaaaacagaataaaagacGAGAACAATGAATAGAAACCCCTTCATCACACAGAGGtagcatttgtgtgtttgtgaacactTTACTTAAAAGGACTGGTAGAATATGCATGTGTGGAAAATGCATAAGTGTTACAGCCGGAAAGaaaattgtgtgcatgtttgaggcGATGGATGCATGTTTCCTGCTTTTTGATGTGGTTTTGCATGATCTGTGAGAGCAGCAATGAGGTTAAAGTAGACAAATTTGGGTGACACCCttgaataaatacaaattatacTGATAAAGTTCTCAATTTTGGTGCATCTTTAAAATCTGTAAACAACCAATCTGGATTTTTAAGCATTTGTCCTGTATTTAACCCTTTATTTCTATCAAACTGGAAGATTTTGCCACATCTGATTTACAGGATTCAGCAGAATGTAactcaaagtgtgtgtttatttgcttaTTTCCGGTTCCTGAACCAAGTGTGATCTTTGAAACTGTGAGATTTGATGACATACCAACAATTGCCCTGTACTGTACTGTGGTGTTGCTGTCTGACGATGTGCCAGTAGTACTATACTGTATCATACTGCATCCTGCAAAACTGTCAAGTATGAAGGAAAAGAACCTGCAGCTGCCACAGACTTCTGCATTAGAAATCCAGAATTTCcgtatatatataaaaactgTCAATATACTGTACGACCCAGGGATGTGTGTATCTCAGTTCAGATGCTgccaattaaaaatgaattcagaACTCACCGTTAACGATCAGGTCGACTCGCAGATATCGATTCTGACCCCCTACATGTGCACTGATGGCGCACTCGTAGCTGCCTGAATCTTCAGGTGTCACACTGGGGAggaacagactgtgtttctcttCAAACCTGGCCAGCCGAGTGAAGTTGTAGTACTGCGTGTCCTCGATACCTTTACCTCTCCTGATAATGCCATGTTTTCTCTGGCTGCTAAGCTGTTCACAGTAACAACCAGAAGTCATTTTTGCACATCCATGTCAAATAAAGTgaaagacactgacagacaagGTGAACTCATCATGGCTTGAATTTGGCAGCATTCACGTCTGAGAGCCTGAAATGCTTCACTGACCTTGTACCAGGTCACTGAGAGGAAATCATTGCTGTCAGTGTCAACACCTGGACACGGCAACAGGACATCTTCATTACAGTTTGCATGAGTTTCTGCAGGATTCTGGTTTGCCAAATGcaccaacagcagctgagaaagTCAAAGACAGTGTCCACAGCATCAATACACTGAACTACTTTTCTTATCAACTTGATGAGATTCTCAATAAATACATCTAATCATATAAAAGTCAGACTTGACTCACCTTGATGAATAATACCTTCTGAGAcattttcatctgtctctcttctctcttatCTCTCTTCATCTGTCGCTTGTGTTAACTGTAGCTCTCAGGGGTGTATTTTTGTCCCCACTTCACTCGAAACACAGTCTCAGTTTCCTGTAAAAGGGTACTGAAAGTATTCATTGAGACGGTGTGCCACCACGTGGTGCTTGAGAGCAGTGCAACATTACTGCCAGtcacattcagttttttatAGGACAACAAAACAGTTTTGGGCCCTCAACATCTGCCAGCTCGGTTCAGCTCAGATATTCTCTGCCCCCATAAGAGGACTTTGGTTTTCAGCACTGCAGCTAAAGACTCAACTAAAGGGGCACgccaccaattttacacagtTTAATTGTCACAGAGCGCGATACTCAGCCGGTAAAAACAGTTgtgtaatgtcttctgtggctctgatAATGACGTCTGGTTTATCTCCAGACTTAAACACAGAACGGGAAGGCTGCATCTCAAAGTGAGGGCTTTAAAACAGGGTCTAAGGAAAGAGGAGTTTCATGAAATTATAGGATTCACTGTTTTAGGGGTCTTGACCCATAATAGAGACTACAAGTCAGGATATTGACGAATGTGTCTCCTGTGAGCTCCCATACTTTATGGAATGCTAAATCATTGGTTTGCTCCCATAGACtctataaaacatggatgttgtGTCTGTGACatcacccacaggtttctgagGAGTcgctgtgaagctcagtgacattGGCTGTGGCCGTCACCATCTTGGCAGCGCCTGCCTCCGCCAAACTCGAGGCTCATCCAAAAATAGACAAAGAGTGTGGAGCGTGGTTGGAGCTGAGGTGGCAGAAcgaagcctggttgctgaaatcCAGCGGCTCACTTTCACTCAAAGTGGCCGTGCCCTTAATTTTGCATAACTTGAAGCCTTCATATAATTTGAACTTAAAGTGAGTTATGGAAAGACTCGCCTTCGTACAGTTCTCATGAGTGGGAAAATTAGGTTTTTGTACCAggttgtaaacatgtttatctctgctgtaaagttttaatatgggggtctatggggattgactcacttttggaggcAGCCTCAAGAGGCCATTGGAGGAACTTCCACGTTGCTTCAGAGTTTGCTGCTTGATTGCTCCCTCAACACCTCCTGAGAAACTCCTTTTCGCAGACCTCCTGTTTTTGAGGGGttgaacttgaaaagaactcGCTTGTCTGACTTGTTGTCAAAATGGCCACACTGGAAGGCGGGTGAAAAGCCGGTCATCATAGAGATGGATGAGACCCAGTGTTGTTTCAGTATGCGGATAACATCCACACGGTTGCACTCCGCTGTTCACATGacatgtgacagaaataaaaagagcGATCCTGGCTCCTTTCTCCCCTCCACACAGCTGAGCGATCGCTGAGCGAGgtgggtgtgaatgtcagaTTGTCGGTTTCGGGAAGTTGGAGAAATGGTCGTACACAGCTCCTCCCTAATCCAACACcggaaaggtgtgtgtgtgtgtgtggagctatTAACCGATCTGACAAGCACACTGGCAGCTAaacttctcaccttgctgcagtgacgTGGTCGTACACTCCAGGGTGCGTCAgtgtgctgtgacatcactgtcgTGTCTGTGAAACAGATGCTTGccagaagcaaacaaacaataagGCAACAGAAAACATACAACATATAATTCTCATTACACCatacaataaaaacactgcaacaaGTGAGAATAAAGACAAGATAAAGTATGTGGAAATATAAAGTGTTGGCCTGTGTGGGGCCGTCCTGGCAGTTCATAGTGTTTTTGAATGAAACTGAATTATTGCACAATTTTGCACCTAACTTTGGTGCAACAAATGATCTGGATTTGCTTAAACGGATGTTACTTAGTCAGCCAGTGACATGTTTCTCCAAGAGAGTGGCTAAAGGcccacatcaaacacacacacacacacacacacacacacacacacgcacgcacacacactcatatgaaGCTGGCTCATCCTGTTGTTTTCATCCCAGGGAACTCCCCATTGTCTCCCCTCTAGCATATTATTTGTATGTGTCGCTCTTGTTGACAAAGGAGGTCGATATATGGTTATTAATAGCAGGCTGGCTTTATGGAAAAGGGGAACAGTGAGGTCTTTGGATTCCACCATCTGCCTTAAACAATGcctcattcagcagcagctggcactGTGAGCACAGGGACGTAGAACCTCACTGATTTCACCACAGATCATCAGTGgaaatgaggattttttttttttgtctgcttcctATTGGACACCGGTAACTGCAGCTGTGAGCGCGTTTAGATTTATGACAGGGGGTAATCTCAGCATGAGAAATAAATAGCAAAGCATGATATTCTGCATTTTTGAAATGTCTTTCACGTGTCGGTCACCGCAGATGTTCTGATACTCCAGTTCTGCATTTAGTAAAACTTCTTAATCAAGCACGAGGGAATTTTACAGTTACACAAATGATGTGTTATGAGGAAACAGCGTGGTTATTAACTTCAGTGACAAAAGCTGCTGAAGCTCGTAAGACTCATCAAAGTTGGGATTCTCTGAAGGTTTCATTGCTGGTGTAAATGTGAGTGAGTGCACGtgtgatgtgtgcatgtatttgtttgaTTCGGGCTCTAAGCGCTGCAGTTGAAGGGTGTTGCATGCCACAGTAAATCCCAGAGGTTGTTAGCACGCCCAGCTGCAAGTGTAGGTCTCCATGTTTCTGTCAGCGAGGTTGTTCACTGCACACTCTTTCACCTCTGATTGAGGAAATCCTCtggctgtttgctctgtttgctGAAATGAAACGTCCCAATAGTTCCGCCATCCCTCCCATAGGTCCTGTACACGCAGACTTTCCCATGAAGACTGTGTGTTTACTGGGGTTTGGCAGATATATAGCTCTTTGATGGACCGTAACAGTACCaatgtttcagtgctgcagaggctgataaattacattttgagATAATTCTAGCATTTTTTTAGTTAAGTTTTATAGTTGTCAGGGGGAAAATCTGCTAAAatggtaattaaaaaaaatctaataacaccaaaactctgaactgaaacataaacaaatcaAATCCTTCATGTAAGATTTTTATTGTCCCACAAGAGGAAGTTGTTTTTGAAGCAAGGACGCATAAAAACATGCACtataaagacaataaaaacataataagaCAATTGAAGGGATTAAAAGTGTTGGTACTAAAGATGCAGagcagaataaaataataaacacggaatgaaatgttaatgtgaTTAAACAAGTGGCATCAATAAGAGCAGGGACAAGCTGAAGGAGCACAGGAGGCAGTTTATGGCACATTAGAAAGAAGAGAATTTATTACACGTGGGACGAATCATCTCTCACTGAGAggatgtctgtttttcaggatTTCTTATGATGACTTTCTGTGTGATTTATCAGCTAAAAATGTGTGACAAAGAAGGCCGCTGCTCACCAGTGACTCTACTGACGCTCCGGCTGACTCGTGTCTCACACATTTAAAGTCCTGCAGCGAGACGGTTCAGGGCTCGATGACGGACCTGTAAAATAGGAGAGGTTTGCCTCCCAATTAATAATTTCTGAATAAATTATATAATTGAAAAAGATATATTTAGAAGAAGGAGAGTCCACTTTTGAAATAATACATGAACACTTTTTGAAGGTTTTCTTTATGACCCCCCCGTCTATCCTGCTCAATGGTCTGAACTGTTGCTTGTACTAAACCAAAGGGGACTTTGGGAAATTATGTAattttataatatatataatcaTATTTGATTTCACTTAATACACACATCAATACACACTGGGCGCAGTTACTTGAGAGGCCCGAGAGGACGAGCACGTTCATATTCACTGAGAACACATGATTTTCTGTGCGGTTTGATCTGGATAATACATTTGTTCTGTGCTCCTGAATGTGATTCTAACCGGCTGAAATGATTCCTGTCTTTGTGAGGGAACCGAGGCTGCAGACCTGCATCTCACTGCCTGTTCGATTGTTTGTTTAAGGAAACAAAAACCCTTTCAGTCCGTATTGCTGGATTCTCACCTCTGCCTCGGGCTTTGGCAGGCGGCTGAGTCCTGGGGCTTGATTGTCCGagaccacagcagaacagagcTGCGTTACGACGTTCTGTATTGTTCCCTAATTTCTTCTCTGGGATTTCCTCTTGCCAgctccctccacccacccatcctCTTCGCTGTACAGCCCTCCatcatcctccctctgtctgaagGCCCTGCCAAACTCTCTGGCACATGAAAACAATTGTTCTTGTATGTTCGAGGAGACACAACCGACTTCTCAGACAGGCTTTTCTCCCCCACAGACGCTCAGCTGACGGCCGGGCAGAcagacttcctcctcctcctcctccttttggAGGAAAGCGGTCATGTTCAGTAAAATCGGAAGCAAGGTATCTGAGCCCCGAGCCTCGCGGTGGCTCAGGACCATTAATATCTTTGACATGCAGGTGGAGCGAGGGGGCCATCTCCCCAGCCAGTgagtgtttgaaacatgctgaaACTGACTGTGAGAGAAAAAGCTATTAAAATATGACCATGTGCAGGTTTGTTTCTAACAAGAGCTCTCTGGCACGACTACAAAATACTGAAGGTAAGCACCCACCTGGGAATCAGGACTGCGCTCCCAGATGATGCTGAAAAAACGCTTTACATCCTTCCCGTTTATGGATCATCTATTTTAGCTTTTCCCCCCTTCTTCTATTGAGGCAAGAGCAGGAACACGTTTGAGCTGTCTGAGCTGTGATTTGTGTTCAATGTGTAGAGATGTTTTCATGGAGCCATTTCTCAGCAGGATTCATTAAACTGTGCTTCCTAACTCTGAcggtttcctcctctgctgtttgtttagatCAATAACTGTTAGTCAATCAGCGTGAACAGGCTGAGATGTTACATTCTGTCAGTTTCTTCTTCATCTATGCACAAATGGCTCTCTCCAACAGTGGAGACAAGACCATTAAACTGTAATCTGTAATGTATAATAAAGCACTGAGCCTCTCAATGGGCGACATAAAGaagacacattttacacactCCACATTGCTTTAGGTTTACTCTAAAGTGAACTTTATTGTTCAATTGAACTTTATTGAACTTCACTGCTGTAGTGCAGCCATCTGGCATCCAGATCCTGTTCACATATCTTCTGAAAATCGTTATAAAATTTGTTGCTGCTACTTTGTCAGGTTTATTTTCAGTGCTGaaatcctgcacactgaaaaTCACAGGGTCAGAACTGATGCAGTTTGGGTCAATATGGCACCGACACAACGCTGGGTTTCACCCAGTAGCCATGACTGGAAAACAATAGGTTGTGTTGACTCAGTGTCGGTGTATTTCTTTGTATGACTGTTGAGTTACGGCTGCAGACTGATCTATTCCACTATGACTCTTTGCAAACTCACAGCCCTGActcaaaaaaagttgggacgctgtgtaaaatgtaaataaaaacagacctccttcctgagcccatgtgttaatctccttcatccaatcatgtgttcacaaagtggtgaacctcgctccatcctcgctcgtgatcgactgagcctttccaggatgcccctttcatacccaatcatgatactatcacctgttaccagtcaacctgtttacctgtggaacgttccaaacaggtgtttttggagcgttccacatctttcccagtctttggaacgtgttgctgcatctgattcagaataagcagaacAAAAATCTATGAaactgatgaggtcaaacattaaatatattgtttttgtggtgtttttttaaattgattatatgtcaaaaaggattaggaaactatcacatcctgttttatttctgttttcctcagcgTCCAAACGTTTTGTAAACAGTACATTTGTGAATTTGTAAATTTCTTATGTTTATCACTGGGTCAAAATAACCAAATTTTAGAGTAGCCTGGGTAAATAACCTAACAGAAATATCAACAAATAACAGTGCATGGTTCAAAACAACCAATTGGTCAAGTTCAAATATCTTGTTTGAGCTGTATTGATTCAAACTGGGTCATTTTTTAATCCAATTATtagaaaagatggaaataaa
This region of Chaetodon auriga isolate fChaAug3 chromosome 10, fChaAug3.hap1, whole genome shotgun sequence genomic DNA includes:
- the LOC143327684 gene encoding uncharacterized protein LOC143327684; this encodes MKMSQKVLFIKLLLVHLANQNPAETHANCNEDVLLPCPGVDTDSNDFLSVTWYKLSSQRKHGIIRRGKGIEDTQYYNFTRLARFEEKHSLFLPSVTPEDSGSYECAISAHVGGQNRYLRVDLIVNVCVTQADPTTVTNVMIMMMNTTHNHPLYHKNVEDLPVMWSIIGYVAVALTKVFLSLISIWVIRAVRIRSSRRQQHKW